Proteins found in one Populus alba chromosome 14, ASM523922v2, whole genome shotgun sequence genomic segment:
- the LOC118056002 gene encoding WRKY transcription factor 71, with protein sequence MSNEKEDPYNYDPFYYNIQHRTNRPVSVFPFFNDNNLSVYNQQAPTQSLQGFNDPPYMSFTDCLHGSADHYNTLSRALNVSCSSSEVISPIEDGSKKTGAGELSAATYENLPSTPNSSISNSSSNDGATEEDSGKIKKDKQPKESEDGDGDAKKVSKTKKKEKRQKEPRFAFLTKSEIDHLEDGYRWRKYGQKAVKNSPYPRSYYRCTSQKCTVKKRVERSFQDPSVVITTYEGQHNHHCPATLRGNATGMLPPSLLASTSIGQSFPQDLLTRLLPPSNQQGDQTSMFYHSLAPQNQQLQQHQLYSADYGLLQDLVPSFIHKQQP encoded by the exons ATGTCAAATGAAAAGGAGGATCCATACAATTACGATCCCTTTTACTACAATATTCAGCACCGAACCAACCGGCCGGTGTCGGTGTTTCCATTCTTCAATGACAACAATCTCTCCGTGTACAATCAACAAGCACCCACACAAAGCTTACAAGGGTTTAACGATCCCCCGTATATGAGCTTCACTGACTGTTTACATGGCTCCGCGGATCACTATAACACCTTATCAAGAGCCCTCAACGTGTCTTGCTCGTCATCTGAGGTAATTAGCCCCATTGAAGACGGTTCAAAGAAAACTGGTGCTGGAGAATTATCAGCAGCTACTTATGAAAACCTACCATCCACACCGAATTCCTCCATATCTAATTCTTCTTCTAATGATGGAGCAACCGAAGAAGACTCTGGGAAGATCAAGAAAGATAAGCAGCCAAAAGAGAGTGAAGATGGGGATGGAGATGCTAAGAAAGT GAgcaagacaaaaaagaaagagaaacggCAAAAGGAGCCACGGTTTGCCTTCTTGACAAAGAGTGAAATTGATCATCTCGAAGATGGATATAGATGGAGAAAGTATGGTCAGAAGGCCGTGAAGAATAGCCCTTATCCAAG AAGTTATTACAGATGCACAAGTCAAAAATGCACGGTTAAGAAACGTGTGGAAAGATCATTCCAAGACCCATCAGTCGTCATCACCACGTATGAAGGGCAGCATAACCATCACTGTCCAGCAACTCTTCGAGGTAATGCTACTGGAATGCTACCACCTTCCCTTCTGGCATCGACATCAATAGGGCAGAGCTTTCCTCAGGATCTCCTGACTCGCTTACTACCACCGAGTAACCAACAAGGCGACCAAACTTCGATGTTCTATCACAGCCTTGCTCCACAGAATCAGCAGCTGCAGCAGCACCAGCTCTATTCTGCTGATTATGGCCTTTTGCAAGATTTAGTTCCCTCCTTCATCCACAAGCAACAGCCATGA